A genomic region of Paenibacillus sp. PL2-23 contains the following coding sequences:
- a CDS encoding aspartate carbamoyltransferase catalytic subunit, with the protein MTLTQLKQKSLLGLKDLARDEIESILDRAAYWENHPVKVHSGQQGKFAANMFFENSTRTRFSFEVAEKRLGAEVINFSAAASSVEKGESIYDTVRTLESMGIDVGVIRLKPIGLLAELAEVIKVPLVNAGDGNNEHPTQALLDLYTMRKQFGSLNGLNVAIIGDVLHSRVARSNLYALRKFGAKVSFCAPPNMQAPELDVPYVSVDEALKADVVMMLRVQLERHTTGMLSSAEAYREQYGLTVERAGRIAPHAIIMHPAPVNRNVEIDGDLVEHPQSRIFPQMENGVPIRMAVIERALS; encoded by the coding sequence ATGACACTGACGCAGCTGAAGCAAAAAAGTTTGCTCGGACTTAAGGATTTGGCAAGAGACGAAATAGAATCCATTCTTGATCGCGCCGCATATTGGGAGAATCATCCTGTGAAGGTGCACAGCGGGCAGCAAGGCAAATTTGCGGCGAACATGTTTTTCGAGAACAGCACGCGCACGCGGTTCTCGTTCGAGGTAGCCGAGAAGCGGCTTGGCGCCGAGGTGATCAACTTCTCGGCGGCTGCCTCCAGCGTAGAGAAGGGCGAATCCATCTACGACACGGTGCGAACGCTGGAATCCATGGGCATCGACGTCGGAGTCATCCGACTGAAGCCGATTGGCCTGCTGGCCGAGCTGGCTGAAGTCATCAAGGTGCCGCTCGTGAACGCGGGCGACGGCAATAACGAGCATCCCACGCAGGCGCTTCTGGATCTGTATACGATGCGGAAGCAGTTCGGCTCCCTGAACGGCTTGAACGTAGCCATTATCGGCGATGTTCTCCACAGTCGGGTGGCTCGCTCCAATCTGTACGCTCTACGGAAGTTCGGAGCCAAGGTGAGCTTCTGCGCGCCTCCGAACATGCAGGCTCCCGAGCTGGATGTGCCGTATGTGTCCGTGGACGAGGCGCTTAAAGCGGACGTTGTCATGATGCTGAGGGTACAGCTGGAGCGCCATACAACAGGCATGCTCAGCTCTGCCGAGGCTTACAGGGAGCAATACGGCTTGACGGTTGAACGCGCTGGCCGTATCGCGCCGCACGCCATCATCATGCATCCGGCGCCTGTCAATCGGAACGTGGAAATCGACGGGGACCTGGTGGAGCATCCGCAATCCAGAATTTTTCCCCAAATGGAGAATGGCGTGCCGATTCGAATGGCTGTTATCGAACGAGCTTTAAGCTAA
- the pyrR gene encoding bifunctional pyr operon transcriptional regulator/uracil phosphoribosyltransferase PyrR, with protein sequence MADEEHRIIMDETAIRRALTRIAHEIVEKNKGIDDCVIVGIRTRGIYLANRIADRIAEIEGRPVPVRELDITQYRDDLAESAAANIEVSAALGETDGTPFTTRDKVIILFDDVLYTGRTIRAAMDALMDCGRPRSIQLAVLVDRGHRELPIRPDFIGKNVPTSKQEQIQVCLTEIDAIDEVTIIHQRGQA encoded by the coding sequence ATGGCGGATGAAGAGCATCGAATCATAATGGACGAGACGGCGATTCGAAGAGCGTTGACCCGGATCGCGCATGAAATTGTCGAGAAAAACAAGGGCATCGATGATTGCGTCATTGTAGGCATTCGGACCAGAGGCATCTACCTGGCGAATCGTATAGCGGACAGAATCGCTGAGATCGAGGGTAGACCGGTTCCGGTTCGTGAGCTCGATATCACGCAGTACCGCGACGACCTTGCGGAGTCCGCGGCCGCGAACATCGAGGTGTCGGCAGCGCTTGGCGAAACTGACGGCACGCCCTTTACGACAAGGGACAAAGTCATTATTCTGTTCGACGATGTGCTCTACACAGGGCGCACAATCCGGGCCGCTATGGACGCGCTGATGGACTGTGGAAGACCGCGCAGCATCCAGCTGGCGGTGCTGGTCGACAGAGGCCATCGCGAGCTGCCCATCCGGCCCGACTTCATCGGCAAGAACGTGCCTACCTCCAAGCAGGAGCAAATCCAGGTATGCTTGACTGAAATCGACGCCATTGACGAAGTAACCATCATCCATCAGAGGGGGCAAGCTTAA
- a CDS encoding methyl-accepting chemotaxis protein translates to MKLSLRVKLVLIAALPLLFYAGTGVYLTNEQKSVYDDVKTKVIDQMVQVETIILNADRDMYQAYVAYLLLESGLLDTEGRQAALKDLSENYQQAFDRVAEAKSISVTADMLSSRHAESGESADELFSLFESEFTSWFQEASALAENNESQPVDRRLDNVFQTSRAAIDKIEGIAVDHSHATLKAIEERLQRAQTQTFVGIGLVSIALILFVVIMIIRMMRTIRTVVHKMQLVGEGNLTASREGKYDKDELGLIARSTDDMIQSMSSLVAGIVGSTKLVSESSSQLAQAAGESASASEHVANHIQEVASGSESQARSSEETSRAIEEMAVGISRIAENTSELADYSHTTLAQADQGHASLQRLLSQMEEIKSIIGKLSSTIGMLENRSQQIGSIADNITAFANQTNILSLNASIEAARAGEHGRGFAVVAGEIRKLAAGSLESAESINDLVTLTQNEIAGASSFMNKTLLEVERGNDRVDELYEKLNAITSAVQAMTEQLQENSAISEQMSASSEEVSASVEQSASTAAANLGKTESVAAATEEQLALMENILASAHELDDIVKQLSGAVAHFKVNT, encoded by the coding sequence ATGAAATTGTCGCTGCGAGTCAAGCTGGTGTTAATAGCTGCGCTCCCCTTGCTTTTTTATGCGGGGACGGGAGTGTATCTAACCAATGAACAAAAATCGGTATACGATGATGTTAAAACAAAGGTTATCGATCAGATGGTTCAAGTCGAAACCATCATTCTGAATGCGGATAGAGATATGTATCAGGCGTATGTGGCGTATCTGCTGCTGGAGTCGGGCTTGCTTGATACGGAAGGCCGCCAAGCGGCATTAAAGGACTTGTCTGAAAACTATCAGCAAGCGTTTGATCGAGTGGCCGAAGCCAAGAGTATTAGTGTAACCGCTGACATGTTGAGCAGTAGACACGCGGAATCAGGAGAAAGTGCGGATGAGCTGTTCTCTTTGTTCGAATCGGAGTTTACGAGCTGGTTCCAGGAGGCTTCTGCGCTTGCGGAGAATAACGAGTCTCAGCCTGTTGATCGGCGGCTTGACAACGTATTCCAGACCAGCCGCGCTGCGATTGATAAAATCGAGGGGATAGCCGTTGATCATTCCCACGCTACGTTGAAAGCAATTGAAGAACGCTTGCAAAGAGCCCAGACGCAAACCTTTGTCGGAATTGGCCTTGTTTCCATTGCCTTGATTTTGTTTGTCGTTATCATGATTATCCGGATGATGCGGACCATTCGCACGGTGGTTCACAAGATGCAGCTGGTAGGCGAAGGCAACCTAACAGCCTCTAGGGAGGGCAAATATGACAAGGATGAGCTGGGCCTGATTGCCCGTTCCACAGACGATATGATTCAGAGCATGTCAAGTCTTGTCGCAGGTATTGTCGGCAGCACCAAGCTGGTCAGCGAATCGTCTTCCCAGCTCGCGCAGGCTGCCGGGGAATCCGCCTCAGCCTCCGAGCATGTGGCGAATCATATCCAGGAAGTTGCAAGCGGCTCGGAATCGCAGGCAAGAAGCTCGGAGGAGACGTCACGTGCGATCGAGGAGATGGCAGTGGGGATATCGCGCATCGCGGAGAATACATCGGAGCTGGCTGACTATTCCCATACTACCTTGGCACAGGCGGATCAGGGCCATGCTTCCCTGCAAAGACTGCTCTCCCAGATGGAGGAGATCAAATCCATTATCGGCAAGCTTTCCTCTACGATCGGCATGCTGGAGAATCGATCTCAGCAGATCGGGTCGATCGCTGACAACATTACGGCGTTCGCGAATCAGACCAATATCTTGTCACTTAACGCTTCGATTGAGGCCGCTCGGGCGGGAGAGCATGGACGCGGCTTTGCCGTTGTAGCGGGCGAGATTCGCAAGCTGGCCGCCGGCTCTCTGGAATCGGCAGAGAGCATCAACGATCTCGTCACGCTGACGCAGAACGAAATAGCCGGCGCTTCCTCGTTTATGAACAAAACGCTGCTTGAGGTCGAGCGCGGCAACGATCGAGTAGACGAATTGTATGAGAAGCTGAACGCCATTACTTCGGCGGTTCAGGCGATGACCGAGCAGCTGCAGGAAAACTCCGCCATCTCTGAGCAGATGTCCGCCAGCTCGGAGGAAGTGAGCGCATCTGTGGAGCAAAGCGCCTCGACTGCTGCCGCCAATCTGGGCAAGACGGAGAGCGTAGCCGCCGCTACAGAGGAGCAGCTCGCCCTGATGGAGAACATTCTAGCCTCGGCTCATGAGCTTGACGATATTGTCAAGCAGCTAAGCGGAGCCGTTGCGCATTTCAAAGTGAATACTTAA
- a CDS encoding carbamoyl phosphate synthase small subunit has translation MQARLLLEDGTLFTGLSFGAEAQTMGEVVFNTGITGYQEVLSDPSYCGQIVTMTFPLIGNYGITRDDFEAIRPYIHGFVVRRHEPVPSNWRAQYSLGQLLKEYGIPGIHEIDTRMLTRKLRHYGTMKGLITTGNERIEELAERLNASKLLTDQVARTSTKHVFSSPGTRERIVLVDFGAKSGILRELTQRGCDVVVVPHDTTADEIRRLAPDGIQLSNGPGDPKDVPHAVKMISELLGEYPIFGICLGHQLFALACGADTGKLKFGHRGGNHPVKELATNRCYITSQNHGYTVVDSSIEGTQLAVTHINNNDKTIEGLKHNTYPAFSVQYHPEAAPGPFDSSYLFDEFLDMIREHKKNNPPKPRQAVLSETLKGELQYAQK, from the coding sequence ATGCAAGCTAGATTACTGTTGGAAGACGGAACATTGTTCACGGGCCTGTCGTTCGGAGCGGAAGCGCAGACGATGGGAGAGGTTGTTTTCAATACGGGGATTACAGGGTACCAGGAGGTATTGTCGGACCCTTCATACTGCGGACAGATCGTCACAATGACGTTCCCGCTTATCGGCAACTACGGGATTACGCGCGATGACTTCGAGGCCATCCGCCCTTATATTCACGGCTTCGTTGTTCGCCGCCACGAGCCGGTGCCGAGCAACTGGCGCGCTCAATATTCGCTGGGCCAGCTGCTTAAGGAATATGGCATTCCCGGCATTCACGAGATCGATACGCGTATGCTGACTCGCAAGCTGCGCCACTACGGCACAATGAAGGGCCTTATCACGACAGGCAACGAGCGCATCGAGGAGCTGGCGGAGCGTCTGAACGCCTCCAAGCTGCTGACGGATCAAGTGGCTCGCACCTCCACCAAACATGTCTTCTCCAGCCCAGGCACTCGCGAAAGAATCGTGCTGGTGGACTTCGGCGCCAAAAGCGGCATTCTGCGCGAGCTGACGCAGCGCGGCTGCGATGTCGTTGTTGTGCCGCATGATACGACGGCTGACGAGATTCGCCGCCTTGCGCCGGACGGCATTCAGCTGTCCAACGGCCCTGGGGATCCCAAGGATGTGCCGCACGCGGTCAAGATGATCTCCGAGCTGCTGGGCGAATATCCGATCTTCGGCATTTGCCTTGGCCATCAGCTATTCGCGCTCGCTTGCGGAGCGGATACGGGCAAGCTTAAGTTTGGACATCGGGGCGGAAACCATCCCGTCAAGGAGCTGGCGACCAACCGCTGCTACATTACATCGCAGAACCACGGCTACACCGTTGTGGATTCCTCCATCGAGGGAACGCAGCTTGCCGTTACGCATATCAACAACAACGATAAAACAATCGAAGGTCTGAAGCACAACACCTATCCCGCTTTCTCTGTACAGTACCATCCAGAAGCGGCGCCGGGTCCGTTCGACTCCAGCTACCTGTTCGATGAGTTTCTGGACATGATCCGCGAGCACAAAAAAAACAACCCACCAAAACCTCGGCAGGCCGTGTTGTCGGAGACGTTGAAAGGAGAGCTTCAGTATGCCCAAAAATAA
- the pyrF gene encoding orotidine-5'-phosphate decarboxylase, with translation MSLTREQAAGRIMVALDYPDAVAAERLIEGLKGIPCYMKVGMQLFYAAGPGFVASLKERGYYVFLDVKMHDIPNTVKGGASSVTRLGVDMFNVHAAGGAAMLEAALEGAQAAVSGGAAMPAVIAVTQLTSTNQSMLNEQIGIPGTVEDAVIRYAKLAKSSGLAGVVASPSEVAAIKAACGTSFQTVTPGIRPVGSAVHDQSRIMTPGDALRQGTDFMVIGRPITAAPDPRVALESIIEELISVE, from the coding sequence GTGAGCTTAACAAGAGAACAAGCGGCTGGACGCATCATGGTGGCGCTGGATTATCCAGACGCCGTTGCGGCGGAGAGGCTGATCGAAGGGCTGAAGGGCATTCCCTGCTACATGAAGGTAGGCATGCAGCTGTTCTATGCTGCTGGTCCCGGATTTGTCGCCAGTCTGAAGGAGCGGGGATATTATGTGTTCCTCGACGTGAAAATGCATGATATACCGAACACCGTCAAGGGCGGCGCAAGCAGCGTGACCAGACTCGGCGTGGATATGTTCAATGTGCATGCCGCTGGAGGCGCCGCGATGCTGGAGGCCGCGCTTGAAGGAGCGCAGGCTGCAGTCAGCGGCGGCGCCGCGATGCCGGCAGTTATTGCCGTCACGCAGCTTACAAGCACCAATCAATCCATGCTGAACGAGCAGATCGGCATACCGGGAACCGTTGAGGACGCCGTCATTCGTTACGCGAAGCTTGCGAAGTCATCCGGTCTGGCCGGGGTGGTCGCTTCGCCCTCCGAGGTGGCCGCGATCAAGGCGGCCTGCGGGACAAGCTTCCAGACGGTAACGCCTGGCATTCGTCCTGTCGGCTCCGCTGTTCATGACCAGTCCCGCATCATGACGCCGGGTGACGCTCTGCGCCAAGGCACGGATTTTATGGTGATCGGACGCCCGATCACGGCTGCGCCCGACCCTCGCGTTGCGCTTGAATCTATTATTGAGGAGCTGATATCGGTTGAGTAA
- the carB gene encoding carbamoyl-phosphate synthase large subunit, with protein sequence MPKNNELKKILVIGSGPIVIGQAAEFDYAGTQACQALKEEGYEVVLINSNPATIMTDTNMAHKVYIEPITLDFVSQIIRQERPDGLLPTLGGQTGLNMAVELARAGVLERENVKLLGTQLTAIEKAEDRDLFRELMRELEQPVPESEIVTTVEAAVDFANQIGYPIIVRPAYTLGGTGGGICASEEELREIVASGIRYSPISQCLIEKSIAGMKEVEYEVMRDANDNCIVVCNMENFDPVGVHTGDSIVVAPSQTLSDREYQMLRSASLKIIRALNIEGGCNVQFALDPHSYQYYVIEVNPRVSRSSALASKATGYPIAKMAAKIAVGYTLDELVNPVTGQTYACFEPTLDYIVSKIPRWPFDKFVDANRKLGTQMKATGEVMAIGRTFEESIHKAVRSLEIGVHRLHLKDAPGLDEEVLRTRLAKPDDERMFLVAEAFRRGFTLQELQDITKIDWWFLDKIQSIVAFEDRLRKEATLSTQTLYEAKCKGFSDRSIAELRKEGFPNGSHTTEGEVREFRLQNNLKPVYKMVDTCAAEFEATTPYYYSTYEVENEVVETSKQKVLVLGSGPIRIGQGIEFDYSTVHAVWAIQKAGYEAVIINNNPETVSTDFSTSDRLYFEPLFFEDVMNVIEQENPIGVIVQFGGQTAINLAAPLAKAGVRILGSSLESIDAAEDRKKFEALLRTLQIAQPEGSTVTSVDEAVVTAQKLGYPVLVRPSYVLGGRAMEIVYSDQELLSYMEVAVKINPEHPVLIDRYMLGKEAEVDAICDGETVLIPGIMEHVERAGVHSGDSIAVYPPQSLSQAIKDQIVEITIKIAKELKVIGLVNIQFVIHNDQVYVIEVNPRSSRTVPFLSKVTNLPMANLATQAIMGTKLAELGYTDGLWPEDNYVSVKVPVFSFAKLRRVDPTLTPEMKSTGEVMGRDVQYAKALYKGLIGAGMKIPTSGTIVATVADKDKEEATELLRGFYNIGYKIIATGGTADALEAAGLYVTRVNKLSEGSPNILDLVREGKAQFVVNTLTKGKTPQRDGFRIRREAVENGVVCMTSLDTVRALLNMMETINFSSHAMPVLQK encoded by the coding sequence ATGCCCAAAAATAATGAACTCAAAAAAATTCTCGTAATCGGGTCCGGCCCGATTGTCATCGGTCAGGCGGCGGAATTCGATTACGCCGGCACGCAGGCTTGCCAAGCGCTTAAAGAAGAAGGTTATGAGGTTGTGCTGATCAACAGCAACCCTGCGACTATTATGACGGACACAAATATGGCGCACAAAGTGTACATCGAGCCGATTACGCTGGATTTCGTCTCCCAGATTATTCGCCAGGAGCGTCCTGACGGCTTGCTGCCTACGCTTGGCGGCCAAACGGGCCTTAACATGGCGGTAGAGCTGGCGCGCGCAGGCGTGCTGGAACGTGAAAACGTGAAGCTGCTCGGCACACAGCTGACAGCGATCGAAAAAGCCGAGGACCGCGACTTGTTCCGCGAGCTGATGCGTGAGCTGGAGCAGCCGGTGCCTGAGAGCGAGATTGTTACAACGGTTGAGGCTGCGGTCGACTTCGCGAATCAAATCGGCTACCCAATCATCGTTCGTCCCGCGTATACGCTTGGCGGAACAGGCGGCGGCATCTGCGCCAGCGAGGAAGAGCTGCGCGAAATCGTCGCATCCGGCATTCGCTACAGCCCGATCAGCCAGTGCTTGATCGAGAAATCGATCGCCGGCATGAAGGAAGTCGAATACGAGGTTATGCGCGACGCGAACGACAACTGTATCGTCGTGTGCAACATGGAGAACTTCGACCCGGTTGGCGTACATACCGGCGACAGCATCGTCGTAGCGCCTTCCCAAACCTTGTCGGACAGAGAATACCAAATGCTGCGCTCCGCTTCTCTCAAGATTATTAGAGCGCTGAACATCGAGGGCGGCTGCAACGTGCAGTTCGCGCTTGATCCGCACAGCTACCAATATTATGTCATCGAGGTTAACCCGCGCGTCAGCCGTTCCTCCGCTCTTGCATCCAAGGCGACAGGATATCCCATCGCGAAGATGGCAGCCAAAATTGCGGTAGGCTACACGCTTGACGAGCTGGTTAATCCCGTAACTGGCCAAACTTATGCTTGCTTCGAGCCTACGCTGGACTACATTGTATCCAAAATTCCACGCTGGCCGTTCGACAAGTTTGTTGACGCGAACCGCAAGCTGGGCACGCAGATGAAAGCGACAGGCGAGGTAATGGCAATCGGACGCACGTTCGAGGAATCCATTCACAAGGCGGTTCGCTCGCTCGAAATCGGCGTTCACCGACTGCATCTGAAGGATGCGCCCGGCCTTGACGAGGAAGTGCTGCGCACGCGCCTGGCTAAGCCGGATGACGAGCGTATGTTCCTGGTGGCAGAGGCGTTCCGCCGCGGCTTCACGCTGCAGGAGCTGCAGGATATAACCAAAATCGACTGGTGGTTCCTGGACAAAATCCAATCCATCGTCGCATTCGAGGATCGTCTGCGCAAGGAAGCGACGTTGTCGACGCAAACACTGTACGAAGCGAAATGCAAAGGCTTCTCCGACCGCTCCATCGCGGAGCTTCGCAAGGAAGGCTTCCCGAACGGCAGCCACACAACTGAAGGCGAGGTTCGCGAGTTCCGTCTGCAGAACAACCTGAAGCCTGTCTACAAGATGGTTGACACCTGCGCGGCTGAGTTCGAGGCGACTACGCCTTACTACTACTCGACATATGAGGTCGAGAATGAAGTCGTGGAGACATCGAAGCAGAAGGTGCTGGTGCTGGGCTCCGGTCCAATCCGGATCGGCCAAGGCATCGAGTTCGACTATTCCACGGTGCATGCGGTATGGGCGATTCAGAAGGCCGGCTACGAAGCCGTTATTATTAACAACAACCCGGAAACGGTATCCACGGACTTCAGCACGTCTGACCGCCTGTACTTCGAGCCGCTGTTCTTCGAGGATGTCATGAACGTCATCGAGCAGGAAAACCCGATTGGCGTTATCGTACAATTCGGCGGCCAAACCGCCATCAACCTGGCGGCGCCGCTGGCCAAGGCGGGCGTACGCATTCTAGGCTCCAGCCTGGAGAGCATCGATGCCGCCGAGGACCGCAAGAAGTTCGAGGCGCTGCTGCGTACGCTGCAAATCGCGCAGCCTGAAGGCAGCACGGTTACATCGGTGGACGAAGCGGTTGTTACGGCTCAGAAGCTGGGCTACCCGGTGCTCGTACGTCCATCCTACGTCCTGGGCGGACGCGCAATGGAAATTGTATATTCCGATCAGGAGCTTCTGAGCTACATGGAGGTTGCGGTGAAGATCAATCCGGAGCATCCGGTACTGATCGACCGTTACATGCTGGGCAAGGAAGCGGAGGTCGACGCTATCTGCGATGGCGAGACGGTGCTGATCCCAGGCATCATGGAGCATGTGGAGCGGGCAGGGGTTCACTCCGGCGACTCCATCGCGGTATATCCGCCGCAATCGCTGTCCCAGGCGATCAAGGATCAAATCGTGGAGATCACGATCAAGATTGCGAAGGAATTGAAGGTTATCGGTCTGGTGAACATCCAGTTCGTCATTCATAACGATCAGGTCTACGTTATTGAAGTGAATCCACGCTCCTCGCGTACGGTTCCATTCTTGAGCAAGGTGACAAACCTGCCAATGGCGAACCTGGCGACGCAAGCGATTATGGGCACCAAGCTGGCGGAGCTCGGCTACACGGATGGCTTGTGGCCGGAAGACAATTACGTGTCCGTCAAGGTTCCAGTGTTCTCCTTCGCGAAGCTGCGCCGCGTTGACCCAACATTGACGCCGGAGATGAAATCGACGGGCGAGGTTATGGGACGCGACGTTCAATACGCGAAGGCGCTGTACAAGGGCTTGATTGGCGCAGGTATGAAAATTCCGACATCGGGCACCATTGTAGCCACTGTTGCGGATAAGGACAAAGAGGAAGCGACAGAATTGCTCCGCGGCTTCTACAACATCGGCTACAAAATTATCGCGACAGGCGGCACGGCCGATGCGCTTGAAGCGGCAGGTCTCTACGTGACCCGCGTGAACAAGCTGAGCGAGGGTTCGCCGAACATTCTGGATCTGGTTCGCGAAGGCAAAGCGCAATTCGTAGTCAACACGCTGACGAAGGGCAAGACGCCTCAGCGCGATGGCTTCCGTATTCGCCGCGAAGCGGTTGAGAACGGCGTTGTCTGCATGACTTCCCTGGATACAGTTCGCGCATTGCTCAATATGATGGAGACGATTAACTTCTCCTCCCATGCGATGCCAGTGCTGCAAAAATAA
- a CDS encoding dihydroorotase, which translates to MSLWIKNGNVWNSQTGKLEAKHIRVSDGIIAEIADGGTDVDTGSAETIDAGGKLVSAGFIDMHVHLRDPGFEHKEDIVTGSRSAAKGGFTTIACMPNTRPVIDKPETVQYVLDKAAREGIVKVLPYAAITKNELGRELTDFAALKEAGAIGFTDDGVGVQSAQMMKDAMALAKSLDMPVIAHCEDDTLVEGAWASEGAFSRKHGIKGIPNESEAIHVGRDVLLAEATGVHYHVCHVSTEQSVRLIRLAKSIGVKVTAEVCPHHLLLSDEDIPGLDDANWKMNPPLRTPRDVQAVIEGLEDGTIDMIVTDHAPHSAEEKARGVELAPFGIVGFETAFPLLYTKFVQTGKWTLGFLLERMTLDPARVFRLNTGKLEQGAPADLTIVDLDNERTVDPSTFLSKSSNTPFGGWSLKGWPVATIVDGAVVWSD; encoded by the coding sequence ATGTCATTATGGATAAAAAACGGAAACGTATGGAACAGCCAGACTGGTAAGCTGGAGGCAAAGCATATCCGCGTAAGCGACGGTATAATCGCCGAAATCGCAGACGGCGGCACAGACGTGGACACGGGCAGTGCGGAAACCATTGACGCCGGCGGCAAGCTGGTCTCGGCAGGCTTTATCGACATGCACGTTCATCTGCGCGACCCAGGCTTCGAGCATAAAGAGGATATCGTGACTGGCTCACGTTCCGCAGCCAAAGGCGGCTTCACGACCATCGCCTGCATGCCGAACACAAGACCCGTCATCGACAAGCCGGAGACGGTACAATATGTGCTGGACAAAGCGGCCAGAGAAGGCATCGTGAAGGTGCTGCCTTACGCCGCCATTACCAAAAACGAGCTTGGCCGGGAGCTGACGGACTTTGCAGCGTTGAAGGAAGCCGGCGCAATCGGCTTCACTGATGACGGCGTTGGCGTTCAGAGCGCCCAAATGATGAAAGACGCGATGGCGCTTGCGAAATCGTTAGACATGCCTGTCATCGCGCACTGCGAGGATGACACACTGGTAGAGGGCGCTTGGGCTTCAGAAGGAGCCTTCAGCCGCAAGCACGGCATCAAGGGGATACCGAACGAATCCGAGGCAATCCATGTAGGACGCGACGTTCTGCTAGCGGAAGCGACAGGTGTGCACTATCATGTATGCCATGTCAGCACGGAGCAGTCGGTCAGACTTATTCGCTTGGCGAAGTCCATCGGCGTGAAGGTGACCGCAGAGGTATGCCCGCATCATCTGCTGCTGTCCGACGAGGATATTCCTGGTCTGGACGATGCCAACTGGAAGATGAACCCGCCGCTTCGGACGCCGCGCGATGTACAAGCGGTCATCGAAGGACTGGAGGACGGCACCATCGACATGATCGTAACGGATCATGCGCCTCACAGCGCAGAAGAGAAGGCGCGCGGCGTCGAGCTTGCGCCATTCGGCATCGTCGGCTTCGAAACGGCTTTCCCGCTGCTGTACACGAAGTTCGTGCAGACGGGCAAGTGGACGCTGGGCTTCCTGCTGGAGCGTATGACATTGGATCCTGCGAGAGTGTTCAGGCTGAACACTGGCAAGCTGGAGCAAGGAGCGCCAGCCGACCTCACCATCGTCGATTTGGATAACGAGCGTACGGTTGATCCGTCGACATTCCTGTCGAAGAGCAGCAATACGCCGTTCGGCGGCTGGAGCCTGAAGGGCTGGCCGGTTGCGACGATCGTTGATGGCGCGGTAGTATGGAGCGATTAA
- the pyrE gene encoding orotate phosphoribosyltransferase, protein MSNLTLSNLPNEIAKNLLEIGAVALRPNEPFTWTSGLKSPIYCDNRLTMSYPDIRNLVAEGFATIIRERYADVEVIAGTSTAGIPHAAWVAGKLNLPMAYIRDKAKGHGKQNQIEGRITPGQKVIVIEDLISTGGSSLKAAQAVREAGAEVSAVLAIFTYQFQSATKSFQDEGFQLETLSNYSALIDTAVQLGKVEQSDVAALQAWRENPQAFGV, encoded by the coding sequence TTGAGTAATCTGACACTATCCAATCTGCCCAATGAAATCGCCAAAAATTTGCTGGAAATCGGAGCGGTGGCGCTCCGTCCGAACGAGCCCTTCACTTGGACGTCGGGGCTGAAATCGCCAATCTACTGCGACAATCGTCTGACGATGTCTTACCCTGACATTCGGAATCTGGTTGCGGAAGGTTTCGCCACCATCATTCGCGAGCGGTATGCTGATGTAGAGGTCATTGCGGGCACGTCTACAGCCGGCATTCCTCATGCCGCTTGGGTTGCTGGGAAGCTGAACCTGCCGATGGCCTATATTCGCGACAAGGCGAAGGGCCACGGCAAGCAGAATCAAATCGAAGGACGAATCACGCCGGGTCAGAAGGTGATCGTCATTGAGGATTTGATCTCTACTGGCGGAAGCTCGCTTAAGGCGGCTCAAGCCGTCAGAGAAGCGGGCGCCGAGGTTAGCGCGGTGCTGGCGATTTTCACCTATCAATTCCAAAGCGCAACGAAGTCGTTCCAGGACGAAGGCTTCCAGCTAGAGACGCTGTCGAACTATTCGGCGCTGATCGATACTGCTGTACAGCTTGGCAAGGTGGAGCAGTCCGACGTAGCGGCGCTGCAAGCCTGGCGGGAAAATCCGCAAGCCTTTGGCGTATAA